Proteins from a genomic interval of Chitinophagales bacterium:
- a CDS encoding PorP/SprF family type IX secretion system membrane protein has protein sequence MRFKIYIYTILLFFCCINIQAQDFAFSQYYMNKLYLNPAYVASEIGGRFNVQHRQQWPGISPGYTFQITQLSASTTFGYCDSKSKSPISYGIGVTGNFATEGEVALNTLQGALVGGIIISGLEKSMFRFASFGGKIRYNNVYLDNNGWIFSDQIDPVHGPDATLPTVALLPSDLTTTYMDSGFGGIVSFGDTERHFNIGFAIDNWQSKDNLLNSENPSVRPTKQILHGYAYLPLLNNLLSKDKHKLLINGKFEKQSVLHTLSLGAYWIYRPKGAIVEKQKYTNLFAGFQYRNRDWVDFKTHTNAFVAVIGARKKTSSAIHQFSFSYDVQTSGLTGSQGVFELGYTFSSEYGLFGCGGKGKSGGSKRKSKGPSVSCPI, from the coding sequence ATGAGATTCAAAATATATATTTACACAATACTTTTATTTTTTTGCTGTATCAATATTCAAGCACAAGATTTTGCTTTTTCACAATATTACATGAATAAACTTTATTTGAATCCTGCTTATGTAGCTTCTGAGATAGGTGGACGCTTCAATGTCCAACACCGTCAACAGTGGCCAGGCATTTCACCTGGTTATACGTTTCAGATTACCCAATTGAGTGCGAGTACTACTTTTGGGTATTGCGATAGCAAATCTAAGAGTCCTATTAGCTATGGAATAGGAGTAACAGGAAATTTTGCTACGGAGGGAGAAGTTGCACTAAATACGCTTCAAGGCGCATTAGTGGGAGGGATTATTATAAGTGGTTTAGAAAAAAGTATGTTTCGTTTTGCAAGTTTTGGAGGAAAAATTCGCTACAATAATGTTTATTTAGACAACAATGGATGGATTTTTAGTGACCAAATAGACCCTGTTCATGGTCCTGATGCTACCTTACCAACAGTTGCTCTACTCCCATCAGACCTTACAACGACTTATATGGATTCGGGTTTTGGTGGAATCGTTTCTTTTGGAGATACAGAAAGACACTTTAACATAGGTTTTGCAATTGATAATTGGCAGAGTAAGGACAATTTATTGAACTCAGAAAACCCAAGCGTCAGACCTACCAAACAAATTCTTCATGGCTACGCTTACCTTCCTCTCCTCAATAACTTACTCAGTAAAGACAAACACAAATTGCTCATAAACGGAAAGTTTGAAAAACAGAGTGTTCTACACACTTTAAGCCTTGGTGCTTATTGGATTTATCGCCCTAAAGGGGCGATTGTAGAGAAACAAAAATATACCAATCTATTTGCTGGATTTCAATATAGAAATAGAGATTGGGTAGATTTCAAAACCCATACCAATGCTTTTGTAGCTGTTATTGGTGCAAGAAAGAAGACCTCAAGTGCAATACATCAGTTTAGTTTTAGCTATGATGTTCAGACAAGCGGTTTAACGGGTTCACAAGGAGTGTTTGAATTAGGTTATACCTTTTCTTCTGAGTATGGGCTTTTTGGGTGTGGTGGAAAGGGAAAGTCAGGAGGTTCAAAAAGAAAAAGTAAAGGACCTTCGGTTAGTTGTCCTATATAA
- a CDS encoding endonuclease/exonuclease/phosphatase family protein translates to MTKSTLSKSVIFVFFLCFSFTVSADSFKMLTWNIRDLGKTKDDNEIRTIAYVLNDYDLIAIQEVVAKDPGGAQAVAQIVDDLNRMGSKWDYQISDPTRSPSSYISERYAFIWRTSKIEAIGRAFLDSELQSICDREPFIGQFKVKNSAKPFFVINFHSRPHNKNPEGEIKYFDQYPQRVGSETVFIAGDFNLDENHPVWSSLYENGFTSCLTNSPTTLKQKCVNGNFLNHAIDNIYFNQSLITLLDAGRVNFVGECEQVEEARNISDHLPVFLHCEIK, encoded by the coding sequence ATGACAAAATCAACTCTATCAAAGTCAGTCATTTTTGTATTCTTCCTTTGTTTCTCTTTCACTGTATCAGCCGACAGCTTCAAAATGCTCACTTGGAACATTCGTGATTTGGGGAAAACCAAAGACGATAATGAAATCCGTACCATAGCTTATGTATTGAATGACTATGATTTAATTGCCATACAAGAAGTCGTTGCCAAAGACCCCGGAGGGGCACAAGCTGTTGCCCAAATTGTAGATGATTTGAATCGCATGGGTAGTAAATGGGACTATCAAATAAGCGACCCTACACGTAGCCCATCGTCCTATATCAGTGAGCGTTATGCCTTTATTTGGAGAACCTCAAAAATTGAAGCAATTGGTAGGGCTTTTTTAGATTCCGAACTTCAAAGTATTTGTGATAGAGAGCCTTTTATTGGTCAATTCAAAGTGAAGAATAGTGCTAAGCCCTTTTTTGTTATAAATTTTCATTCCAGACCACACAATAAAAATCCAGAAGGGGAAATCAAATATTTCGACCAATATCCCCAAAGAGTAGGTTCAGAGACGGTTTTTATTGCAGGCGATTTTAACTTAGACGAAAATCACCCTGTTTGGAGCAGCCTTTATGAGAATGGATTTACTTCTTGTCTAACAAATAGTCCTACAACTTTGAAACAAAAATGTGTCAATGGTAATTTTCTTAACCATGCCATTGACAATATTTACTTCAATCAATCCCTAATAACCTTATTGGATGCAGGACGGGTAAA